One genomic region from Euzebya tangerina encodes:
- a CDS encoding class I SAM-dependent methyltransferase, whose product MSATTTDEIVTGNHYNKYEGGNVAIRFLTKRFLVALDELFDAVADEGPITRILEVGCGEGEIAERLRDRFPEASVTALDLPDPDLRREWEKRSGVEFLEGDAHDLQFEDDSFDLVVAVEVCEHLTHPWSGLAEMARVSKRHLVLTVPREPLFRMGNFLTGRHVSSFGNTPGHFNHWGTPGFLRFVSVQAAIANVRLPLPWTAVHARVDA is encoded by the coding sequence ATGAGCGCCACGACCACCGACGAGATCGTCACCGGCAACCACTACAACAAGTACGAGGGCGGCAACGTCGCCATCCGCTTCCTCACCAAGCGCTTCCTGGTCGCACTGGACGAGCTCTTCGATGCCGTCGCCGACGAAGGTCCCATCACCCGGATCCTGGAAGTCGGCTGTGGCGAGGGTGAGATTGCCGAGCGTCTGCGCGACCGCTTCCCCGAGGCCAGCGTCACCGCCCTGGACCTCCCCGACCCCGACCTCCGCCGCGAGTGGGAGAAGCGGTCGGGCGTCGAGTTCCTCGAGGGGGACGCACACGATCTGCAGTTCGAGGACGACAGCTTCGATCTGGTCGTGGCCGTGGAGGTCTGTGAGCACCTCACCCACCCCTGGTCGGGGCTGGCCGAGATGGCCCGCGTGTCCAAGCGGCACCTGGTCCTGACCGTTCCGCGGGAGCCGCTATTCCGGATGGGCAACTTCCTGACTGGCCGGCACGTGTCCTCGTTCGGCAACACGCCCGGGCACTTCAACCACTGGGGCACACCGGGCTTCCTGCGGTTCGTCTCCGTGCAGGCGGCCATCGCCAACGTCCGGCTACCTCTCCCCTGGACCGCCGTCCACGCCCGCGTCGACGCCTGA